The following are from one region of the Corylus avellana chromosome ca1, CavTom2PMs-1.0 genome:
- the LOC132167200 gene encoding silicon efflux transporter LSI2-like — translation MALASSVKVVLGSLAFAIFWVLAVFPAVPFLPIGKDAGSLLAAILMVVFQVLTPDQAYKAIDLPTLGLLLGTMVVSVYLKRADMFKYLENLLSWKSKGAKDLLFRICLISAISSALFTIDTSCVVLTEFVLKIARQHNLPPEPFLLALASSANIGSSATPIGNPQNLVIAVQSKISFGSFLSGILPAMLVGVVVNALILLSMYWRLLSIQKDETDAAVDVVEEEDVDSHRFSPAMMSHITSLNSQEWYSRLETINEQGSPNVHGNMDHVETIRNRLSSNENEIHRVPCGTLDSARNSSASKELEVVVSSPKREEIIPSKIVVRSMDRLRDALSIESSEGKEDLTIRWQRMLWKSCVYLITIGMLIALLMGLSMSWTTITAALALVVLDFKESRPCLEKVSYSLLIFSCGMFITVDGFNKTGIPSTLWALIAPYAQIDHASGIAVLAIVVLLLSNLASSIPTVLLLGGQVAESAAVISAVHEKKAWLILAWVSTVVGNLSLLESAAYLTVCEEARSAPRLGYTLSFWSHLKFGLPSTLIVTAIGLILIR, via the exons ATGGCCTTGGCTTCTTCTGTAAAAGTGGTTCTGGGATCACTTGCTTTCGCAATCTTCTGGGTATTGGCGGTCTTCCCAGCCGTTCCTTTTCTACCAATTGGGAAGGATGCTGGGTCCCTCCTAGCTGCTATTCTAATGGTAGTATTCCAAGTCCTAACTCCAGATCAAGCATATAAAGCAATTGATCTACCAACCCTTGGTCTTCTCCTTGGGACAATGGTTGTCAGTGTCTATCTAAAAAGAGCAGACATGTTCAAGTACTTGGAAAATCTTCTCTCATGGAAGAGTAAAGGAGCAAAGGACTTACTTTTTCGAATCTGCCTGATTTCAGCCATTTCAAGTGCCCTTTTTACTATTGATACCTCTTGTGTGGTATTAACTGAATTTGTCTTAAAAATTGCAAGGCAACATAATCTCCCGCCTGAACCTTTCCTTCTTGCCCTGGCCTCTAGTGCAAATATTGGGTCTTCAGCGACTCCAATTGGCAACCCCCAAAATTTGGTTATAGCTGTTCAGAGTAAGATATCTTTTGGGAGTTTTCTAAGTGGAATTCTCCCTGCAATGCTAGTGGGAGTCGTTGTCAATGCTCTAATTCTTCTATCCATGTATTGGAGGTTGTTATCAATTCAGAAGGATGAAACAGATGCAGCTGTAGATGTTGTTGAAGAGGAGGATGTGGATTCTCATCGCTTTTCACCAGCCATGATGTCACATATCACATCCTTGAATTCTCAGGAGTGGTACTCTAGATTGGAAACTATAAATGAGCAAGGCTCTCCCAACGTGCATGGGAACATGGATCATGTTGAGACCATTAGAAACCGGTTAAGTTCAAATGAGAATGAAATCCACAGGGTCCCTTGTGGCACGTTGGATTCTGCAAGGAATTCTAGTGCATCGAAAGAGCTGGAAGTTGTTGTATCTTCTCCCAAAAGGGAGGAGATCATTCCTTCAAAGATTGTTGTTAGATCAATGGACAGACTAAGAGACGCACTTTCTATAGAGTCTTCAGAAGGAAAGGAAGATTTGACCATTAGATGGCAAAGGATGTTGTGGAAGTCGTGTGTTTACCTTATTACTATAGGAATGTTGATTGCTTTGCTCATGGGGCTGAGTATGTCATGGACTACAATTACTGCTGCACTTGCTCTCGTGGTTCTTGATTTCAAGGAATCTAGGCCTTGCCTTGAAAAG GTCTCCTATTCGCTTTTGATTTTCTCTTGCGGAATGTTTATCACAGTAGATGGCTTTAACAAAACTGGAATCCCAAGTACTCTATGGGCCCTCATAGCGCCTTATGCACAGATTGATCATGCTAGCGGGATAGCAGTTCTTGCCATTGTCGTTCTTCTCTTGTCAAATTTGGCTTCAAGCATACCAACTG TTTTGTTGCTGGGAGGACAAGTGGCAGAATCGGCTGCTGTAATTTCTGCAGTTCATGAGAAGAAGGCATGGCTCATCTTAGCTTGGGTTAGCACGGTAGTTGGGAACCTCTCATTACTGGAATCAGCTGCATACTTAACAGTGTGTGAAGAGGCTCGCAGTGCTCCACGTCTTGGGTACACTTTATCTTTTTGGAGCCATCTCAAATTTGGACTCCCCTCGACTCTTATAGTCACTGCTATTGGTTTGATACTCATACGATGA